Below is a window of Haloterrigena alkaliphila DNA.
CGAGCGCGTTCAGCGGTTGGCTCGCCGCCTCGAGGCGACTGCGGAGCTGCCAATCGACCGGGAGGCGAACCGATGGCTTGGCGAGGCCGATGCGATCGCCGGCGATCTGGCGTCGAGCGACCTCGACGACGGGACGGTCCGCGAGCGCGTCGAGACGGTCGCGCGATTGCTGTCGGAAGTCGATACCACGGGCCACGAGGACGGTGATGCTCACCTCGAGGCGGCCGAGCGCCTCTGCGCGTCGATTCTCGGAGACGAGGAGGCGGCTCGGGATCGTGACGCTCGGTAATTCCGTACTGGTCCCCCGCCGTTCCGCGACGGTCGCTCGCGAACTGGATGGAAACGCTACAATTTTATGTGAATCCGTGACGCGGTAGCTGGTGATGGCAAAGAGCCGACCGATTCGACGGCCGACGCGGAGGAGAGCACGATGAACGTCGAACTGGACCTGTTGGTGCGACTCAGCGACTACGAGCGCCCGCAGGGCTTCGCCGAGCGCGCCGTCCAGGTCGAGGAGTTCGGCTTCGATCGGATCACCGTCGGCGAGACGACGGGCTGGAACATCGTCCCGCCGCTGACGCTGGCCGCCGACCGCACCGACGAACTGGGCATCTCCAACGACGTCATCTCGCCGTACGGGCGTTCGCCCGCGATGCTCGCTCAGACCGCGCTGACGATGCACGAGGCCTCAGACGGCCGGTTCCGCTTCGGCCTCGGACCGAGTTCGCCCGCGATCACCGAGCGCTGGCACGGCCTCGAGTTCGACCGTCCGCTCCGGCGCACTCGAGAGACCATCGAGGTGATTCGCTCGGTCTACGAGAACGGCTCCCCCGCCTACGAGGGCGAGATCTTCGACATCGCCGGCCTCAACTACGAACGCGAGGTCCCCGAGAATCCACCGCCGATCGACCTCGGGACGCTCGGCCCGAAGGCCACCGAG
It encodes the following:
- a CDS encoding TIGR04024 family LLM class F420-dependent oxidoreductase, translating into MNVELDLLVRLSDYERPQGFAERAVQVEEFGFDRITVGETTGWNIVPPLTLAADRTDELGISNDVISPYGRSPAMLAQTALTMHEASDGRFRFGLGPSSPAITERWHGLEFDRPLRRTRETIEVIRSVYENGSPAYEGEIFDIAGLNYEREVPENPPPIDLGTLGPKATEMAGRFGDGWAPQLFTKEGLEGRLEDLERGAELADKTLEDLRVAPIVRAIASEDREAARAKARSTTAFMLGAYGPYYGNSVAEQGYAEVVEEIRAAWGDRDTEAMAAALPDDVLDDLAPAGTPDEVQEWIEEYASIEGVDAIRLGFVNEMSEDEKTTTMETVADLV